In Geobacter anodireducens, a genomic segment contains:
- a CDS encoding transcriptional regulator produces MLFAIGEEIRNGRKRRKISQGAMAKDLGMSRATISQIESGTVQDVGVRKLIRILDYLGLELRVRPAGRPPTLDELREENDTP; encoded by the coding sequence ATGCTATTCGCCATTGGAGAAGAAATACGAAACGGGCGCAAGCGTCGCAAGATTTCCCAGGGGGCAATGGCAAAAGATCTGGGGATGAGCCGCGCTACGATCAGCCAGATCGAGTCGGGAACCGTGCAGGACGTCGGTGTCCGAAAATTGATCCGTATTTTGGATTACCTCGGCCTGGAGCTGCGAGTTCGTCCGGCGGGCCGACCCCCAACGCTTGATGAACTGAGGGAGGAGAACGACACGCCATGA
- a CDS encoding phosphatidylinositol kinase, protein MSSLAVWAAESRAGLLDRSADRRQYVFAYDPAAESPATQVSLTMPVRLESWVSRDLHPIFQMNLPEGALLEAIRRAISKLAGEDDLTILRVTGGNQIGRNRFSLPGASLPGIAETRESLDALLSYPDTEELFHELVSKYALRSGISGVQPKIMLEASERGTATVGRYIVKSWGTEYPHLGANEFFCMTAAQRAGLTVPEFHLSANGGLFVMKRFDLAADGSPRGFEDMCALQALGTAQKYGSSYERVARSIRDFVSGEFLQAAREQFFASLVLSCMVRNGDAHLKNFGILYDRPGAAVHLAPVYDVVTTVAYLSRDVPALSLAGTKKWWPRKVLEKFAVAYLSLPVGKIEHIIDQAAGAVTDTRGELSAYMKDHPAFRPVGERMLTAWDEGVASLRAQ, encoded by the coding sequence ATGAGTTCGTTGGCGGTATGGGCTGCAGAGTCCCGCGCCGGTCTTCTGGATCGCTCAGCGGACCGACGGCAGTACGTCTTTGCCTACGATCCGGCGGCCGAATCGCCCGCAACCCAGGTGTCGCTTACCATGCCGGTGCGCCTGGAGAGTTGGGTGAGCCGGGATCTCCATCCGATCTTCCAGATGAATCTGCCGGAAGGGGCGCTGTTGGAGGCGATTCGTCGAGCCATCTCAAAACTTGCCGGCGAGGATGACCTTACCATCCTCCGGGTGACCGGCGGCAATCAAATCGGTCGCAACCGCTTTTCCCTTCCCGGCGCTTCCCTTCCCGGCATTGCGGAAACACGGGAATCGCTCGATGCGTTGTTGTCATACCCCGATACCGAAGAACTGTTTCACGAGTTGGTGTCGAAGTACGCTCTCCGCTCAGGGATCTCCGGCGTGCAGCCCAAAATAATGCTGGAGGCCTCGGAGCGGGGGACGGCCACGGTGGGACGTTACATCGTGAAATCCTGGGGCACGGAGTATCCGCACCTGGGGGCCAACGAGTTTTTCTGCATGACGGCCGCGCAGCGGGCCGGGTTGACGGTGCCCGAATTCCATCTGTCCGCGAATGGCGGGCTGTTCGTCATGAAGCGCTTTGATCTGGCCGCCGACGGTTCACCGCGGGGCTTCGAGGATATGTGCGCCCTCCAGGCGCTCGGCACGGCGCAGAAGTACGGCAGCAGCTACGAACGGGTGGCGCGCAGCATCAGGGACTTCGTTTCCGGGGAGTTTCTCCAGGCCGCCCGGGAGCAGTTTTTTGCCTCGCTGGTGCTCTCCTGCATGGTGCGCAACGGCGACGCCCACCTGAAGAATTTCGGAATACTCTACGACCGGCCCGGCGCGGCCGTTCACCTGGCGCCGGTCTACGACGTGGTGACGACAGTAGCGTACCTCTCCAGGGATGTGCCTGCCCTGTCACTGGCCGGAACGAAAAAATGGTGGCCGCGCAAGGTGCTGGAAAAGTTTGCCGTGGCATACCTCTCGTTGCCGGTCGGGAAGATCGAGCATATTATTGATCAGGCGGCCGGGGCCGTGACCGATACCCGGGGTGAGCTTTCAGCGTACATGAAGGACCATCCGGCGTTCCGCCCGGTCGGCGAACGAATGCTGACCGCCTGGGACGAGGGAGTTGCCTCGCTCCGAGCCCAGTAA